The DNA segment CTTACTATTTAGACCGACTTGGCTTTGAAGAGTTGGGAGATTACGACGGCTACCTGATGGTTAAGAAAGACTCGGTTGAAATTCACTTTTTTGAGTTTAAAGACCTTAATCCTGCTGAAAACTACGGGCAGGTTTATATACGATTGGATAACATTAGTGCCTTTTACCAAACGTTGCTGGATGAAAAAGTCCGCATACACCCAAACGGCCTTTTACAAGTGAAACCTTGGGGGCAAAAGGAGTTTGCGTTACTTGATCCGGACAATAATTTATTGACTTTTGGGGAACCGTTGTAAAATTTCAAATAGGGTTGAAACCCTATTCTGTCGAAATTACGGTTTGCGAACGGACTTAAGTCCGTTCGCAAACCGTAATTATAAAAGCCACGGATTTAAATCCGTGGTAAAAAGTCAGACATTATGAGGCGACAACCTTAAAACAAAAAAGCCATCCCGAACTGAGATGGCTTTGATTTTTGCTCCCCGAGCTGGACTCTAACCGTCCCAAATAAATTCGGTACTGATTAAACTAATATATCGGGTAATAATTTTTCTAAATACTTTGGCAACGTTTTAGGTAGGATTAATTGCCCGTTTTCAATTGAAAAAACATAGCTTGGTTCGGAACCATAAACGGATGTATCAAACAAATCAATAGAATCAAAAAACTTGTAGTTCAAGTTTAAGTTGTAAAAACCTTCATAGTACCTTTTTTCGATTTCATAATCAGGCACAAAGTGCCCGCCATTTTGAACCCTTATAGCAACCCTCCTTTTCGCCTCCTCAATTGAGTTTAATGAAAAAAACACCATCCGAAGTTCATAGCCATTGTCTTTAAAAAGTTTTGGCCAATGTAAAGGAGTATGGTTAAAATTAGTTTCGTAACAAAAATCCTTATTTGCTAAAATAGCGTTCTTTATCTGATTTTCTAATTCTTCAAAAGCCATATTATGAGCCATCGTCTCGCGCAGTTCAGACTCAATAATTCCTTCATAAAACTTCAGAAAGTGCAAGTCATAATCAAAGGGAACAAGACCGGAGGGAGAAAGTAATTTTGAAAAGGAAGATTTCCCGGCACCGTTGCATCCGGCAATTACCAACAAAACGGGTTTAGGCATTATTAAATTGAGGGGCAATTTTTGGCTTAATCAATTTGCCGGATTGGATATTTTTCTCGTAAACCTCAATTTGCCTCTTTATTTCGGGCATAGCCTCTTCCATCCTTTTAAGATAAGAATCAACTCGCTTATTAACCTTTAGAGACATTTTCATATTACAAATTTACGAAACTTATGTTACTATACACAGGCAATAGATGTTTCTTGGCTACCTAAACCAACATAAACAAAAAAGCCATCCCGAACTGAGATGGCTTTGATTTTGGCTCCCCGAGCTGGACTCGAACCAGCGACCCCCTGATTAACAGTCAGGTGCTCTAACCGGCTGAGCTATCGAGGAATTTTTTGTTTAACGCTCCTTGCCAGCCTTTGGCTTATCAAGGTTTGTTACCGGTTGTCCTTTCAAAAAAGGACTGCAATGATAGGATTTAAGATTTAAAAACGCAATATTTGCATAAAAAATTTTTAAAAAATCTGATGAGTTTACTTGTAATCGGCTCAGTAGCATTTGATGCCATCGAAACGCCATTTGGCAAAACCGACAAAATTATTGGTGGTGCGGCTACCTATATCAGCCTTAGTGCTTCCTATTTTACCAAAGATGTTAACTTAGTGGCCGTGGTGGGCGAAGATTTTCCCAAAACTGATATTGCGATGATGCAACAACACGGTATTAATACTGACGGTTTGCAGATTAAGCAAGGCGAGAAATCGTTTTTTTGGAGCGGAAAGTACCACAACGACATGAACAGCCGCGATACGCTGGTTACTGAGTTGAACGTATTGGGTGATTTTGACCCTATTATTCCTGAAAGCTACCAAAACTGTGAGTTTTTGATGTTGGGTAACCTTACCCCAAAGGTGCAGGAAACGGTAATTAACCGTTTGGCAAAACGTCCTCGATTGATTGTTATGGACACTATGAACTTTTGGATGCAGATTGCAATGGATGATTTGCGCCAAACGTTGAAAATGGTGGACGTATTGACTATTAACGACGAAGAAGCCCGCGAACTTTCAGGCGAATACTCGTTAGTGAAAGCTGCAAAAAAGATAATGGCGATGGGCCCTCAGTTTTTGATTATCAAAAAAGGAGAGCACGGTGCCTTATTGTTCCACCAAAACGAAGTGTTTTTTGCCCCTGCATTGCCGCTTGAAGATGTTTTTGACCCAACAGGTGCAGGCGATACCTTTGCGGGTGGTTTTATCGGTTATTTAAGCCAAACTGAAGACGTGAGCTTTGAGAACATGAAACGCGCTATTATTTATGCTTCAGCGATGGCTTCTTTCTGCGTAGAGAAGTTCGGAACTGAACGTTTGGTAAACCTTAGCCAAAAAGAGATTAACGACCGCGTACAGCAATTTAAAAACCTGTCTCAATTTGATATTGAGCTGGTTGAAACTGCGTAAGCTGTACCGGCTATAAAACATAAAATCCCCCGAAAGAGTACTTTCGGGGGATTTTTATTTTAGGCCAATGCTAGCCCTAAGCGTTAATCTACTATCCCCAATTGTTTTACCAGTTCAGCCTTTTTGCCGGTTTGAGGGGCAAGGCTTAAAAAGAATTTCGCGTTGGCCTTGTTTTGCGACTGCTTGATGAAAAACTCAAGCGTGCTATATGCAGGGCCTGCCAAACGGCTGTTTTGAGCAGCAGCGGCATCTAAAAGATTGTTAAACACGTTTTGATTAAACAGGTTCAGGCGTTTCAAAGCTTCAAACGCATTCAACCTTGTACGGAATTCATACCCCGGCCCGGCAAATGCTGTTAATTGCATCCAGTATTCGGGTTTGGCAGTGGCCACCATGCTGCCCGCAGCTTCAAGCCATTTAATGCGCATGGCATTGTTCATCCCCAAAACATCTTTAGTTGCCTCTAAAAAGCGTTCTCGCAAATCGGGATAGTCTTTGCACAATTTGTCAAAAACTGTTTCAATCACCACGTACGATGAGTCTTTTAGCAACGCCTCCACCTCAAACAATAACTCAAAAGGCACTTTGTTCATGGCGCTAACGGTTGCTTTGCGCACATTAACGTTTGCATCTTTTAATGCTTTTACAATGTGTTTGGGGCTTGCAGTATCGTTTGCCAACTGGGCAGCAGCTTCAGCACGGAGACCGTAAAAAGCAGCCTCGTCTATTACCTTATGCAGCAACGCACGTTTCTTTTCAATATCGGTAGTCTTCAGCTCAAGCAACGCCAAATAGCGGTCAATAGGCTCATTTGCTCCCAGTGCTTGTCGTTCCAACTCGTTGTAAGAACGCGTATAGGTAAGATTTTTCAGCACCTTGTTACCCGCATCAAACACCACAAAAGCCACCTCGTCGTTATTGGCATTGGGTATGTCAAACGTTTCGTCTTCTTTCTCTACCCAAACACGTTGGCGGGTATGGGTGCCGTTTTGGTAATACACTTCAATATCAAAGTGCATTTTAAACAAACCAATCACATCGGTTTGGCGGTGTATTTGTTTCACGTGAACGCGGGTAGTACGTCGTCCGTTTCCACCCTCAAGTTTCAAATCTTCCCACTTCACGCTGTAGTGGGGTTCTCCGCCTTTGTATAACCATTGCTCAAAAAACCACGAGGGCGAAAGTCCTAAAACGTCTTGTATTGCTTGGTATAAATCGTTGGTTTCAACGTTTTTATAGGCGTGTTTGGTTAAGTAATGGTTTAAGGCACGGTTAAAATCAGCTTCACCTAGCTCGTCTTTCAACATCCCGATAATTACAGAGCCTTTGGGGTACATCCTTGCTGAACCACCCATTGAGTGACGTACCGGATAGCTGTCTTTTTTGCCGGCATCCAACGCCCTGTCCATTTCACTTTTCAACGCCCATTGGTAAGGGGCTACGCCTTCTTCACGAAGCACCCATAGTTTTGGGTAATAGGTAGCGTAACTTTCGTGCAACCACATTTCGCTGTGGCTGCGGTGGGTGATATAATCGCCGAACCACTGGTGGGTGAGCTCGTGGCAGTTTACACCTACATAGTTACGGTCTAAGAAAGCTCGGTTATCTACATAAAAGAAATCGCCAAAGATGGTGGCCGTGGTGTTTTCCATTGCACCGTACAAAAAGTCTTGCACCATAATCTCGGCATAGCTTTCCCAAGGATAAGGGATGCCGGTTTCTTTTTCCAGCAAGTCAAACATCTTTTCGGTATAGCGGTAGGTAGGTTCTACCCACTCTTTCAAATCAGGATAGTACCAAAAGTAAAGAGGTGTTCCCCTTGATGTTTTACTTTGACGGATTTCATACTCACCAATACCTAACATTAACAGGTAACCTGCATGGGGCTTAGTCATAGCATAATGCCACGTTTTAGTGTTATTCCCGTTGTCTTTTTCAGTCAGTTTGTTTCCGTTCGAAAGCACTTTGTATTTCTTATCAAACGTCACAACGGTCTCGGTAATAAACTTATCGTTGGCATCGTCGTACATGGGTATCCAGTGGCGGTTGTCTATGCCCTGTCCTTGTGTCCATACTTGCCTGCGTATTCTCCACGGGTTAGTATTAGTAGGGTCTTCGGGTTGGTCCCAACCAATAAAATAAATACCGCGTTTTGGAGTTGCTTCGTACACAAACACCAAGTCGTAGGCTTTATTGTCTTTGCTGTATGCTAAAGCGGGGCTTGGGAAAACGGTAACACCGTCGCTATTGGTAGTAAACTTAACGTCCTTACCGTTCAGTTGTGCCGATTGTATTTTTATTCCTGGCGCATCAAAAAAGATAGAATCAACCACGCTGCGTAACGGGATAAAAGTATGGGTAACCTTGCCTTTTACCAGTTTTTTCTCAGGTTCAAAAGACACTTCTACCTTCATGCGAGTAATATCAACGGGATGCTCACGGGGTGCCAGCTTATCATCGTGGGGGTGGCACACAAAATCTTGCTGTGCGCTTGCGGCCGTAACGACAAACAGGGTGAAAAACGAGAGTACTATTTTCTTCA comes from the Bacteroidota bacterium genome and includes:
- a CDS encoding VOC family protein — protein: MLTAICPKLPMRDKSATKAYYLDRLGFEELGDYDGYLMVKKDSVEIHFFEFKDLNPAENYGQVYIRLDNISAFYQTLLDEKVRIHPNGLLQVKPWGQKEFALLDPDNNLLTFGEPL
- a CDS encoding sugar kinase, translating into MSLLVIGSVAFDAIETPFGKTDKIIGGAATYISLSASYFTKDVNLVAVVGEDFPKTDIAMMQQHGINTDGLQIKQGEKSFFWSGKYHNDMNSRDTLVTELNVLGDFDPIIPESYQNCEFLMLGNLTPKVQETVINRLAKRPRLIVMDTMNFWMQIAMDDLRQTLKMVDVLTINDEEARELSGEYSLVKAAKKIMAMGPQFLIIKKGEHGALLFHQNEVFFAPALPLEDVFDPTGAGDTFAGGFIGYLSQTEDVSFENMKRAIIYASAMASFCVEKFGTERLVNLSQKEINDRVQQFKNLSQFDIELVETA